TATAAGTGAATCCATAAGAGATATAATATTGAACAAAGATTTTATGGAGATGTCAGATATGACAGAAGCACTTTTATATGCTGCTTCAAGAGCACAGCACGTAGAGCAATATATAAAACCATTATTGGATGAGGGCAAAATAGTTATATGTGATCGATTTGTAGATTCATCAGTAGTGTATCAAGGACATGCTAGAGGTTTAGGTATAGATAACGTAGAACAGATTAATAAATACGCAACAGGCGGGTTAGAACCAGATATAACTATTCTATTGGACATTGATGCTGAAGAAGGATTAAAGCGTAAAAAGGATCAAAGAGAGCTAGACAGATTAGAATTGCAGAAATTAGATTTTCATAAAAAAACTTGTGAAGGCTATAGAAAATTAGCTGAACTTCATTCTCATAGAATTAAAATAATTGATGCATCAGAATCTGTAGAAAATATCCATAGGGAAATAATAAATACTATTGAACACATTATCAATAATAGGTATAATTATAATAAATAAATATCTAAAAAATATTAATTGATTATAAAAGAGTTATTATAATATCTTCATATTCTAAACAAAAATCTATATTTATCCGATATTAATCATATAATATAATAAATTAATAGCCTATAGATTGTTTATTCATTTTATCTTATAAAAATTAAATTTTTAGGAGTGATACTATGAAATTAATCATAGCAGTAATTCATGATGAAGACTCTCACAGATTAACTGAAGGACTTAACAAAGCAGGATTTATGGCTACTAAATTAGCTAGTACAGGCGGTTTCTTAAAAACTGGCAATACTACAATACTTATAGGTGTGCCAAAAGAAAAAGTTGACGAAGTAATAGAGATTATAAAAAAAGAGTGTAAAACCAATAAACAAATGTCACTACTGAATCCACCAGTAGCTGGTATGCCAGATGGATATTTACCATATCCAATTGAAGTAACAGTTGGAGGAGCAACAGTATTTGTCATTGATGTAGACCAATATTACAAATTATAAAAGTTTATGAATAACTGATACAAAAGATAAATAATTTCTAGATGGGGGATATTGTTATGGATTTAAAAGTAAATACCGTGAAAATGCCAGATATGAATGATAATATTAATAGGATTGATAATAATAACAATAAAGAATTCAAATTTACATTACTTAGCAAAATAGATGAATCATCACTTCAAGATAAATTGAATATGATGATTAACGATATAACAGAGCAAGGTAAGAAAATTGCTAAGCATATGGATGTAAAAGATATGAAAAAATATAGAGAATTAATCAAAGACTTCGTTAATGAAGTAGTAACCCACTCTCACAAATTTTCAAGAGAAAATTTTTTAGACAGACGTGGAAGGCATAGAGTATACGGTATAGTCAAATTAGTGGATAGAAATCTAGATGATCTAGCAAAAGAATTAATTCAGGAAGAAAAAAATAATCTTAATATATTAGGACATGTAGATGAGATAAGGGGACTATTATTAGATATAATGACATGATAAATATATTTTTATCCATAAACTAATTTGGGGTTTTATCCTATAAAAATAAAAGAGTTGTCTCATAAACATTTTTGTTGGTTATTCTTAAGGTCTATTAACATAAAATGTGTATTGAGACAGCTTTTTTAATTTATCATATTGGGGAGAACTTTTTAAATACATGAGATTATGTTAATAATAATAGATAAACCCATAAAATATAGAATAATTATAAAAAATCCTATAAATTATGCTCTAAAACAGTGTATAATAATGTTTAGAGATGAATTTAAGATAGTTTATCAGGAAGGGAATATAAATGTATACTTTTGATGAAATAGTTGGGCATAATGAAATAATAAACCACTTACAAAGTGCTATCAAGACTAATAAAATATCCCATGCATATATAATTGATGGTGAAAAGGGAATTGGCAAGAAACTTATTGCTAATACTTTTGCTAAAACACTTCAGTGCCAGAAAAAAGGAATTTCACCATGTGATGAATGTATATCTTGTCGGACTTTTGATTCATTGAACAATCCAGATGTAATATATGTAGAACAGACCAAAAAAACAGGTATTGGTGTTGATGATATAAGAGAACAGATTAATCAGGATATAAATATTAAGCCTTATCAGCATCCCTATAAAATCTATATTGTGGATAATGCAGATACCATGACAGAACAGGCACAGAATGCTTTACTCAAGACAATTGAAGAGCCTCCATCATATGTGATGATACTTCTACTATCTAATAATATAAACAAATTTTTAATTACTATATTATCAAGATGTGTAGTTTTAAAATTAAAACCCATAATGCCTGATAAAGTTATGAATTATGTGATAGAAAAACTTCAAATATCAGATTATAGAAGTGAGTTAATAACTTCTTTTGCTCAGGGGATAATAGGTAAAGCAAAGGAATTGGCATCATCTACAGAATTTTTTGATATGAGAGAAAGTATGATAAAGATTGTAGATATTATAATTAATGGTGATGATTACCAACTATTAGAGGTAAGTCAGAAATTCGAGGATTATAAAGATGATATACAAGATTTTTTAGATTTACTTATGACTTGGTTTAGAGATTTGCTCATTGTAAAAAAGATAAATGATGAGATGTATATAATTAATAGAGATAAATATAGAACTCTGTTGAAACAAGCACAGGTTTTATCGTATAATAGAATAAGTATAATGATTGAGAATATTAATAAAGCTAAAAATTTATTGAAACAAAATGCAAATTTCAGATTAGTTATAGAGATGATGATATTACAAACAAAGGAGAATTAATATGATAAAAGTAATCGGTGTCAGGTTCAGGAAGGCAGGTAAGATATATTATTTTGATCCTAATAACTTAGATATAAAAAAAGGACAAAATGTCATTGTAGAGACAGTTAGAGGTATAGAATATGGACATGTTGTAATAGGAATCAAGGAAGTGACTGATGATGAGATAATACAGCCACTAAAGAGCGTTATAAGGATTACAACACCAGAGGACGATAAAAAAGAAGAAAAGAACAGGTCAAAAGAAAAAGAAGCTTTTGATATTTGTGTCAAGAAAATCAGCAAGCATGGTTTAGGAATGAAACTTATTGATGTAGAGTATACTTTTGATAATAACAAAGTATTATTCTATTTTACAGCTGATGGAAGAATTGATTTCAGAGAATTAGTTAAAGACTTGGCTGCAATATTTAAAACAAGAATAGAATTAAGACAAATCGGTGTTAGAGATGAGACAAAGATGATAGGTAGTATCGGTATCTGTGGAAGACCTCTTTGCTGCCATACACATCTATGTGAGTTTCAGCCAGTATCAATAAAAATGGCTAAAGAACAGAATTTATCTCTTAATCCAACTAAGATATCTGGAGTTTGTGGAAGGTTGATGTGCTGCCTTAAATACGAAGAATCAACCTATGAATATCTTAATAAACACTTACCAAACGTGGGAGACAAGGTAATCACACCAGAAGGACAAAAAGGAGAAGTACTAAGTGTAAATGTTCTTAGACAGCTAGTAAGATTGGTTGTTAGAAAAGATGATGGAGATCCAGAAATATTACAATACAAGGCAAGTGAATTAAAGTTTAAAGTTGGTAAACCTTGTAAAAAATGTACTAATGGTAATAATGAAGCTATTTCAAAGGAAGAAGAAAAAGAATTAAAGGAATTACAGAATCTAGAACGTAAAGAAGGTAAAATGAAGAGAGAGTAGATATAAATGGAACTTAAAAAAGGCGAAAGAATAGATGAACTTCATAGAAATGGATATAGAATAATACAAAATACTGGTAAGTTCTGTTTTGGAATAGATGCTGTACTATTGACTGGTTTTGCAGTTGTTAAAGAAAAAGAAACAGTTCTTGACTTGGGTACAGGTACAGGAATTATTCCAATACTATTGGAAGCAAAAACAAAAGGTAATCATTTTACTGGGCTGGAGATTCAAGAAGAAAGTGTAGAAATGGCAGATAGAAGTGTTAAACTTAACTGTTTGGAAGATAAAATATCCATAGTAAAAGGTGATATAAAGGAAGCAGTGAAGCTGTTTCCTTTATCTAGTTTTGATGTGATAACTTCTAATCCACCTTACATGAATAATAAAAATGGTATAAAAAATGATCTACAACCAAAATCTATAGCCAGGCATGAGATACTATGTACATTAGATGATGTTATAAAAAATACCGCTTCTTTATTAAAGGTAGGAGGAAGATTCTATATGGTACATAGACCAAGCAGATTACCAGAGATAATTGTAACACTAAAAAAATATAAACTAGAACCTAAGAGAATAAGATTAGTTCATCCTTATATAGACAAAGAACCCAATATGGTACTAATAGAATCAGTGCGACATGGTAAACCTTTATTGAAAGTAGAGCCACCACTAATTGTATATGAATCAGTTGGGAAATATACAGATGAAATATATGATATATATGGATATAATCAATAAGAGATGGGAATGAGAATATGTCAGGGAAATTATATCTAGTAGCGACACCTATTGGTAATCTGGAGGACATAACATATAGAGCTATAAGAGTATTAAGTGAAGTTGATATTATAGCTGCAGAAGATACACGACATACAAAAAAGCTGTTGAATCATTTTAATATAAATACATCCTTAACCAGTTATCATGAGCATAACAAAATTGAAAAGGGTCCGTATCTTATTAAAAAATTACAAGAGGGTTTAACTATAGCTTTAGTAACAGATGCAGGAACACCTGGAATATCAGATCCTGGGGAAGACTTAGTCAGACTATGTAGAATGGAAGATATAGAAGTTACATCTGTTCCTGGTGCAGTGGCGTTGATAACAGGACTTATACTATCTGGGCTCAACACTAGGAGATTTGTTTTTGAAGGATTCCTACCTCATGATAAAAAAGAGAGAAATAGCATATTACAGAAACTAAAGGTTGAACATAGAACCATTATATTATATGAAGCACCTCATAGATTAAAACAAACCCTTAAACAATTATTGGAAGCATTAGGTAATAGGAATATTGCAATTACTAGAGAGTTGACTAAAAAATTTGAAGAAGTAGATACTATCACTTTGGAGGAAGCAGTAAATAAGTATGGTTCTGAATCGCCAAGAGGTGAATTTGTACTCATTATTGAAGGTAGACCATTGGAAGATTTGAGAAATGAAGAAATCCAGAGATGGGAAAATATTTCTATAGAAGATCATTATAATAAATATATTGAAGAAGGATTAGATAAAAAAAATGCCATGAAACAAGTAGCCAAAGATAGGGGTACGTCAAAAAGAGATATATATAACTATTTGGTAAAATTAGATAATCAAGATTGAAGATATTCGTAATACTAATAGTATCAATATAAATAAGAAACCCTCTATGATTAGAGGGTTAGTTTTATATTCAAGTATATTTAATTTAGTCTACATTAAGTCCAGCAATTTTGGCCATTTCAATAATTGATTGTCTAGATACTTTTTTCCCATAATAGTCAATTAAATCATCCATATTGCCAGTGAATATATCAGCAGGCTGATATTTCTTAAGTATGATTTGTTCATTATCGACATAAATTTCTAGAGCATCTTTTTCTTTAATATCAAAATTCCTACGTATTTCAATTGGTAAAGTTATTCTACCTAATTCATCAAGTTTTCTAACAATTCCTGTTGACTTCATAATATTTCCCCCTCAAACCGTTATGTTTATCCTATATAAGGATAACACAAAAGGTAATAAGTGTCAATAAAATGGATAATCTTGTAAATATAATCTTTTTTTGGCGAATATTACAAAGTGAGTATTAATTATCATCTTTAACGCAAATAATAGTATATATAATGTTGAAATATAGGAATAAAGAAGGTATAGTTAAAGAAGTAATAATTATCTAGAATCTATCAAAGGAGAACGTAAAATGGAATATAGTATTTTTGATATTATTGGACCAGTAATGATTGGACCTTCCAGCTCACATACTGCTGGAGCAGCCAAAATTGGTTATATTGCTAGAGAGATCTTTGGTAAGGAAGTAAGTGAAGTAAGATTCTATCTTCATGGATCATTTGCAAAAACTTATTTAGGGCATGGTACTGATAAAGCATTATTATCAGGAGTAATGGGTTTTCTTCCAGATGATGAGAGACTTAGAAATGCATATGAGATAGCTGAGAAAAAAGGAATAAAGTATAAATTCAATTCAAAAGATTTGGGAGATGTCCACCCTAACACAGTAAGGATTAATATGTTTTCAGAAGACGGTCATGAAATGATGGTAATGGGTTCGTCAATTGGCGGGGGTAAAGTTTCCATTATAAAAATAAATGATTTTGATGTTGATTTCAATGGAGAATATACTACATTGATTACAAAACACCTAGATAGGCCTGGAGTAATGGCAGCTATTACTTCAATCTTAGCAAAAGATAAGGTTAATATTGCATTCATGAAGTTATACAGAGATGCCAGAGGAGATTATGCCAGACTTATTTTAGAATCTGATGAAGAGATTGAAATGTGTGTACTAGAGGATATTAAAAAAATGGAATATGTAGATGATGTAACGAAAATAGATAAATTAATACTATAATATCAATGACTTGAAAAGGGTGAGGTAATGAATTATAAAAATGGGAAAGAGCTATTAGCAATATGTAAAGAAAAAAATTTGGCGATATATGATGTAGCGATCTTAAATGAAAGCATCAATAGCTCTCTAACTAAAGAAGAAATATATAATGTAATGAAAAATAATCTAGATATAATGAAAAATTCAATTGAAAAGGGTCTTGATGAAAAAGAAAAGAATATCAAAGGTTTTATGATCGGTGGGGAAGCAAAAAAATTAAAAAGATTCTATGAGAACAATAAATCCATATGTGGAAAAACAATGTCCAAAGCTATTAGTTATGCTCTTAGTGTAATGGAAGTAAATGTTTCTATGGGTAGAATCGTAGCTTGTCCTACAGCAGGTTCATGTGGAGTATTACCAGCGGTACTTTTAGCAGTCAAAGAAAAATTTGATCTGGATGAAGAAACTGTTGTAAAGGGATTATTAACTTCTAGTGCGGTAGGTATTATCATTGGCAAGAATGCTTCTCTATCAGGAGCAGAAGGGGGATGTCAAGCTGAGGTAGGGTCTGCATCAGCGATGGCAGCAGCAGCAATTGTAGAAATGCTAGGAGGAACACCGGAACAGGCCTTGAATGCATCAGCCATTGCACTGAAAAACCTGATGGGGCTGATTTGTGACCCTGTAGCAGGTCTTGTAGAAGCTCCATGTGCAAAAAGAAATGCTATAGGTACTTCCAACGCTATGATTTCGGCAGAAATGACCTTGGCTGGTATCAAAAGTATTATACCATTTGACGAGGTAGTCGTAGCTATGGGAAAAGTAGGTAAAATGTTGCCGGTGAATCTTAGAGAAACAGCAGAAGGTGGTATAGCAACTACACCTACAGGTAGAAAATTGAGAAAGAAAATATTTGGAGAAGATAAAGTCAACTAATTTTAATATAGAGTTATCCAATATATGTTGTACATTAATGAAAAAAGGGTATTAGCTTTCTTAATGTTAGACTATGTATTATTGGATAACTCTATTTTTATATGGAAAAAAGTATAATTAAATATTTTATTAAAATTAACGTAACTTTTTATAGCTTTATTCGTATTAATTATAGAGTATGTTTAACATAGGAATTATAATAATTATTATAAATATATCTTGGAGGCAAATAACTTGGAAATTAATGTTGAATTACTAAAGCAAGGTGATAATAATGAGTTCGAGAGTTTTGTACATAACTATAGATTATCAGCTGAAAATTTCGCAATGAACATAGTGCATGATAATTATTTGGCACAAGATATAGTACAAGATAGTTTTGCAAAATTATATGTATATAGAGATAGAATTGATAAGAATAAATCTATAAAATCTTACTTTTTCTCAATTATAAAGAATAAAGCCATAGATTATATTAGAAAAAGTAAAAGAGAGATGTCCCTGGAATTTGAAATAATAAATTGTTCATCCCCAGAAAATATAATACTCAAACAAGAAAGAAATGAGCTTATAAATGAGACTATAAACAGGCTTAAACCCATACAACGATATGCAATATATTTATATGTATATGAAAATCTTAATTACAAAGAGATTGCATTAGTTCTAGGGAAGACCGAAAAGCAGATAAAAGCAATAATATACCGTGCACGTAAAAAACTAAAAACTAAATTAATAGTATCAATTGATTGATATTAATTTAAGGAATGAGAAATATATAGGAGTTGATTATATGGAAAATAATCATAAGGATTATATGGATCAGGTTTGGAAAAAAGTAAGATGGATGGAATATGAAAGGATTCAAAAAGATAAAGCAGAGTTAGCTTCCAAGTTAATAAAACAGAGAGAAAGAAAAGTAAAACTTAAGCTGTTTGGGTGTTTTTCATTGATTATTATGGTTTTCATAATTTTATTTGAATTTGATTTAACTGTTATTTTATCAGGGGGAGCAGTACTATTCATTGTAGCCTTATATTATGAAAATATTATCGAAAGAAAAATATACAGGAGGATTATAGATGAAAATATGTATCAGAGAGTTGAATAAGAGTTATAGTGATAAACAAGTACTCAATAATATTAACCTGGAATTAGAAAACGGCATGCATGGTCTACTTGGACCTAATGGAGCAGGAAAAACAACGTTTATGAGGATTCTAACAACTTTATTACCAAAGACTTCAGGAGAAATTACTTATGATGGTATAAAAGTTGAGAATAAAAAAGAAGTAAGAAAAATAATAGGATATTTACCACAAGAATTTTCTTTATATCCTAATATGTCAGTATATGAAACCTTAGAATATTTTTATTTGTTATCAGATATAAAACCTACTAAATCAAAGATATTATGTTTGTTAGAAGAAGTACATCTTGAAACTTGTAAAAAACTTAAGGTAAAAGCATTATCCGGAGGTATGAAGAGAAGACTTGGTATTGCAATAGCTCTTATAAATGCCCCAAAAGTATTGATTGTAGATGAACCAACAGCAGGACTTGATCCAGAAGAAAGAATAAGATTCCGTAATTTATTATCGGATTTTAGTAAAGATAAAGTTATTATATTATCTACCCATATCGTTGAAGATATAGCTTTAAGCTGTAGAAGTCTAACAGTAATAAAAGAAGGTAATATCAAATATAGTGGGAAAGTTAGTGATTTCATCAAGATTGGTAAAAATAAGGTTTGGAAACTTCCTATTGATATTGATAAGTTAGATGATATAAAAAAGGATTATTTAGTTGTTTCAACTGTATTAGAAGAAGATAGGGCGAGCCTGAAAATTATCTCCGAGATTAAACCAAAAGGTGCTGAACCTGTTAATCCTACTTTAGAAGATGCTTACATGAGTTTGATGCAGGAGGTAGATGAAAATGTTCTGGAAATTGGTTAATAAAGAAATTAAATATCAATTGAAAAGTATTACCTTTGGTATTTTCTGTGTTTTCGTAGTTTTATTTTACATAACACAATTTGTTGGAGATATCAATATGGAAGAAGTATATTCTAATTCTCCAGGAGATTTATTAGTAGAAGGTAGTGTCTATTATAAAAGCAATCTAGAAGATGAGTCTAATATAGGTTTTAATCAA
The window above is part of the Vallitalea guaymasensis genome. Proteins encoded here:
- the sdaAA gene encoding L-serine ammonia-lyase, iron-sulfur-dependent, subunit alpha, producing the protein MNYKNGKELLAICKEKNLAIYDVAILNESINSSLTKEEIYNVMKNNLDIMKNSIEKGLDEKEKNIKGFMIGGEAKKLKRFYENNKSICGKTMSKAISYALSVMEVNVSMGRIVACPTAGSCGVLPAVLLAVKEKFDLDEETVVKGLLTSSAVGIIIGKNASLSGAEGGCQAEVGSASAMAAAAIVEMLGGTPEQALNASAIALKNLMGLICDPVAGLVEAPCAKRNAIGTSNAMISAEMTLAGIKSIIPFDEVVVAMGKVGKMLPVNLRETAEGGIATTPTGRKLRKKIFGEDKVN
- the rsmI gene encoding 16S rRNA (cytidine(1402)-2'-O)-methyltransferase, which produces MSGKLYLVATPIGNLEDITYRAIRVLSEVDIIAAEDTRHTKKLLNHFNINTSLTSYHEHNKIEKGPYLIKKLQEGLTIALVTDAGTPGISDPGEDLVRLCRMEDIEVTSVPGAVALITGLILSGLNTRRFVFEGFLPHDKKERNSILQKLKVEHRTIILYEAPHRLKQTLKQLLEALGNRNIAITRELTKKFEEVDTITLEEAVNKYGSESPRGEFVLIIEGRPLEDLRNEEIQRWENISIEDHYNKYIEEGLDKKNAMKQVAKDRGTSKRDIYNYLVKLDNQD
- the sdaAB gene encoding L-serine ammonia-lyase, iron-sulfur-dependent subunit beta; this encodes MEYSIFDIIGPVMIGPSSSHTAGAAKIGYIAREIFGKEVSEVRFYLHGSFAKTYLGHGTDKALLSGVMGFLPDDERLRNAYEIAEKKGIKYKFNSKDLGDVHPNTVRINMFSEDGHEMMVMGSSIGGGKVSIIKINDFDVDFNGEYTTLITKHLDRPGVMAAITSILAKDKVNIAFMKLYRDARGDYARLILESDEEIEMCVLEDIKKMEYVDDVTKIDKLIL
- the tmk gene encoding dTMP kinase; protein product: MKGLFISIEGADGSGKSTQIEKLKSYLENHNYEFVFTREPGGTVISESIRDIILNKDFMEMSDMTEALLYAASRAQHVEQYIKPLLDEGKIVICDRFVDSSVVYQGHARGLGIDNVEQINKYATGGLEPDITILLDIDAEEGLKRKKDQRELDRLELQKLDFHKKTCEGYRKLAELHSHRIKIIDASESVENIHREIINTIEHIINNRYNYNK
- a CDS encoding cyclic-di-AMP receptor, with translation MKLIIAVIHDEDSHRLTEGLNKAGFMATKLASTGGFLKTGNTTILIGVPKEKVDEVIEIIKKECKTNKQMSLLNPPVAGMPDGYLPYPIEVTVGGATVFVIDVDQYYKL
- a CDS encoding RNA polymerase sigma factor, whose translation is MEINVELLKQGDNNEFESFVHNYRLSAENFAMNIVHDNYLAQDIVQDSFAKLYVYRDRIDKNKSIKSYFFSIIKNKAIDYIRKSKREMSLEFEIINCSSPENIILKQERNELINETINRLKPIQRYAIYLYVYENLNYKEIALVLGKTEKQIKAIIYRARKKLKTKLIVSID
- a CDS encoding PSP1 domain-containing protein, yielding MIKVIGVRFRKAGKIYYFDPNNLDIKKGQNVIVETVRGIEYGHVVIGIKEVTDDEIIQPLKSVIRITTPEDDKKEEKNRSKEKEAFDICVKKISKHGLGMKLIDVEYTFDNNKVLFYFTADGRIDFRELVKDLAAIFKTRIELRQIGVRDETKMIGSIGICGRPLCCHTHLCEFQPVSIKMAKEQNLSLNPTKISGVCGRLMCCLKYEESTYEYLNKHLPNVGDKVITPEGQKGEVLSVNVLRQLVRLVVRKDDGDPEILQYKASELKFKVGKPCKKCTNGNNEAISKEEEKELKELQNLERKEGKMKRE
- a CDS encoding tRNA1(Val) (adenine(37)-N6)-methyltransferase → MELKKGERIDELHRNGYRIIQNTGKFCFGIDAVLLTGFAVVKEKETVLDLGTGTGIIPILLEAKTKGNHFTGLEIQEESVEMADRSVKLNCLEDKISIVKGDIKEAVKLFPLSSFDVITSNPPYMNNKNGIKNDLQPKSIARHEILCTLDDVIKNTASLLKVGGRFYMVHRPSRLPEIIVTLKKYKLEPKRIRLVHPYIDKEPNMVLIESVRHGKPLLKVEPPLIVYESVGKYTDEIYDIYGYNQ
- a CDS encoding DNA polymerase III subunit; its protein translation is MYTFDEIVGHNEIINHLQSAIKTNKISHAYIIDGEKGIGKKLIANTFAKTLQCQKKGISPCDECISCRTFDSLNNPDVIYVEQTKKTGIGVDDIREQINQDINIKPYQHPYKIYIVDNADTMTEQAQNALLKTIEEPPSYVMILLLSNNINKFLITILSRCVVLKLKPIMPDKVMNYVIEKLQISDYRSELITSFAQGIIGKAKELASSTEFFDMRESMIKIVDIIINGDDYQLLEVSQKFEDYKDDIQDFLDLLMTWFRDLLIVKKINDEMYIINRDKYRTLLKQAQVLSYNRISIMIENINKAKNLLKQNANFRLVIEMMILQTKEN
- a CDS encoding ABC transporter ATP-binding protein; protein product: MKICIRELNKSYSDKQVLNNINLELENGMHGLLGPNGAGKTTFMRILTTLLPKTSGEITYDGIKVENKKEVRKIIGYLPQEFSLYPNMSVYETLEYFYLLSDIKPTKSKILCLLEEVHLETCKKLKVKALSGGMKRRLGIAIALINAPKVLIVDEPTAGLDPEERIRFRNLLSDFSKDKVIILSTHIVEDIALSCRSLTVIKEGNIKYSGKVSDFIKIGKNKVWKLPIDIDKLDDIKKDYLVVSTVLEEDRASLKIISEIKPKGAEPVNPTLEDAYMSLMQEVDENVLEIG
- a CDS encoding AbrB/MazE/SpoVT family DNA-binding domain-containing protein is translated as MKSTGIVRKLDELGRITLPIEIRRNFDIKEKDALEIYVDNEQIILKKYQPADIFTGNMDDLIDYYGKKVSRQSIIEMAKIAGLNVD
- a CDS encoding YaaR family protein; protein product: MDLKVNTVKMPDMNDNINRIDNNNNKEFKFTLLSKIDESSLQDKLNMMINDITEQGKKIAKHMDVKDMKKYRELIKDFVNEVVTHSHKFSRENFLDRRGRHRVYGIVKLVDRNLDDLAKELIQEEKNNLNILGHVDEIRGLLLDIMT